From a single Drosophila sulfurigaster albostrigata strain 15112-1811.04 chromosome 3, ASM2355843v2, whole genome shotgun sequence genomic region:
- the LOC133844837 gene encoding collagen alpha-2(I) chain isoform X2 has protein sequence MLLSSAQARQCSDCDDADDDDRDDAGTTHCIWYFKLFNIKDRCQGLFSTQFVDAAAIEHIMLSYSLLAVLLLGFYSAANASLLNCNCEPGPPGPPGPRGPPGLGGLGSAGGGGGIWGYPPVPPFNQHIPPLIGPRGLPGPPGPPGYCFPCQYGGQGGQGFGPNNFGLAGPGGVQGQGIASAIGNIIIIPSGVNGRAQLFRITPDGQLVRIENPREGINEILPSNLQDLLAQQAAVPTAATTSGITPPGQARPGATPPTPDDQPEGLDEAMFAVSSNNMESRKEAALRGITDANDWRRVLLLGEPNAHSAASSEPGSTNQLESSMDSFQRALVDLRDKYASLIQPRTTDQRYAVIL, from the exons ATGCTTTTGAGCTCAGCTCAAGCGAGACAGTGTAGTGACtgtgatgatgctgatgatgatgaccgCGATGATGCAGGCACAACCCACTGCATATGGTAT TTCAAACTGTTTAATATAAAAGACAGATGCCAAGGTCTGTTCTCAACTCAGTTTGTGGATGCTGCTGCCATAGAACACATCATGTTATCGTATTCTCTGCTTGCCGTGCTGCTGCTCG GCTTTTACTCGGCTGCTAATGCTTCGCTCTTGAACTGCAACTGTGAGCCAGGACCTCCGGGTCCGCCTGGACCGCGTGGCCCTCCAGGTCTTGGTGGCCTCGGCAGTGCtggaggcggtggcggcaTCTGGGGTTATCCGCCTGTGCCGCCCTTCAACCAACACATTCCACCACTGATTGGACCCAGAGGATTGCCTGGACCGCCAGGACCACCTGGCTACTGCTTTCCCTGTCAGTACGGTGGTCAAGGTGGCCAAGGATTCGGTCCGAATAACTTTGGCTTGGCTGGTCCCGGCGGTGTTCAAGGACAGGGCATTGCCTCAGCCATTGGCAACATTATCATTATTCCCTCGGGCGTCAATGGACGTGCGCAACTTTTCCGTATCACACCCGATGGGCAGCTAGTGCGAATTGAAAACCCCCGCGAAGGGATAAATGAGATACTACCCAGCAATTTGCAAGATTTACTCGCCCAACAGGCAGCTGTAcccacagcagccacaacatcAGGAATTACGCCGCCAGGTCAGGCCAGACCAGGAGCTACGCCCCCCACACCCGATGATCAACCCGAAGGATTAGATGAAGCCATGTTTGCTGTTTCCTCTAACAATATGGAATCGCGCAAGGAGGCAGCGTTGCGTGGCATTACCGATGCCAACGATTGGCGTCGGGTGCTGCTTTTGGGTGAACCGAATGCTCATAGTGCGGCCAGCTCGGAACCGGGAAGCACTAATCAGCTGGAGAGCAGCATGGATAGTTTTCAGCGCGCCCTCGTCGATTTGAGGGACAAGTACGCTTCGCTTATTCAGCCACGCACCACCGATCAACGATATGCCGTCATCCTCTAG
- the LOC133844837 gene encoding collagen alpha-2(I) chain isoform X1 — translation MLLSSAQARQCSDCDDADDDDRDDAGTTHCIWYVFLSFVFYLMKAQLELISFDRCQGLFSTQFVDAAAIEHIMLSYSLLAVLLLGFYSAANASLLNCNCEPGPPGPPGPRGPPGLGGLGSAGGGGGIWGYPPVPPFNQHIPPLIGPRGLPGPPGPPGYCFPCQYGGQGGQGFGPNNFGLAGPGGVQGQGIASAIGNIIIIPSGVNGRAQLFRITPDGQLVRIENPREGINEILPSNLQDLLAQQAAVPTAATTSGITPPGQARPGATPPTPDDQPEGLDEAMFAVSSNNMESRKEAALRGITDANDWRRVLLLGEPNAHSAASSEPGSTNQLESSMDSFQRALVDLRDKYASLIQPRTTDQRYAVIL, via the exons ATGCTTTTGAGCTCAGCTCAAGCGAGACAGTGTAGTGACtgtgatgatgctgatgatgatgaccgCGATGATGCAGGCACAACCCACTGCATATGGTATGTGTTCTTGAGTTTCGTCTTTTATCTGATGAAAGCACAGTTAGAACTCATCTCATTTG ACAGATGCCAAGGTCTGTTCTCAACTCAGTTTGTGGATGCTGCTGCCATAGAACACATCATGTTATCGTATTCTCTGCTTGCCGTGCTGCTGCTCG GCTTTTACTCGGCTGCTAATGCTTCGCTCTTGAACTGCAACTGTGAGCCAGGACCTCCGGGTCCGCCTGGACCGCGTGGCCCTCCAGGTCTTGGTGGCCTCGGCAGTGCtggaggcggtggcggcaTCTGGGGTTATCCGCCTGTGCCGCCCTTCAACCAACACATTCCACCACTGATTGGACCCAGAGGATTGCCTGGACCGCCAGGACCACCTGGCTACTGCTTTCCCTGTCAGTACGGTGGTCAAGGTGGCCAAGGATTCGGTCCGAATAACTTTGGCTTGGCTGGTCCCGGCGGTGTTCAAGGACAGGGCATTGCCTCAGCCATTGGCAACATTATCATTATTCCCTCGGGCGTCAATGGACGTGCGCAACTTTTCCGTATCACACCCGATGGGCAGCTAGTGCGAATTGAAAACCCCCGCGAAGGGATAAATGAGATACTACCCAGCAATTTGCAAGATTTACTCGCCCAACAGGCAGCTGTAcccacagcagccacaacatcAGGAATTACGCCGCCAGGTCAGGCCAGACCAGGAGCTACGCCCCCCACACCCGATGATCAACCCGAAGGATTAGATGAAGCCATGTTTGCTGTTTCCTCTAACAATATGGAATCGCGCAAGGAGGCAGCGTTGCGTGGCATTACCGATGCCAACGATTGGCGTCGGGTGCTGCTTTTGGGTGAACCGAATGCTCATAGTGCGGCCAGCTCGGAACCGGGAAGCACTAATCAGCTGGAGAGCAGCATGGATAGTTTTCAGCGCGCCCTCGTCGATTTGAGGGACAAGTACGCTTCGCTTATTCAGCCACGCACCACCGATCAACGATATGCCGTCATCCTCTAG
- the LOC133842401 gene encoding membrane-bound alkaline phosphatase: protein MWTLRLLTALLLAACVLGGAVPGTPPVDEEEHMHPDLQRNTRTRARIIEGEDTQDYWLSASKAHILEKLSYVRNEKRAKNIILFLGDGMGLATLAAARSYIGGEEQKLSFEEFPYTGLSKTYCVDKIVPDSASTSTSYLCGVKANYGTIGVNAHVKRGDCQAMADTNNHVFSVGKWAMDAGKAAGLVTTTRVTHASPAGVYAHTADREWENNAVLEEACGDLAEELDDIAVQLIHGEVGGKLKVILGGGKRSFYDPEFYEKGRRTDGRNLVAEFEALAEGNTFVKTQKKLLKVNVTETDRLLGLFSKSHMHYHVEQLADPENNEPTLEEMTEKAIEMLQKEENGYFLFVEGGKIDISHHDTMARIALDETAEFSKAIKRARELTNLEDTLIVVTSDHSHTFSVGGYQARGSDIFGEAESLGTDGKPYLTLSYANGKSFDQYYDTEAHERMDPTALLSEDTAQLFPATAPLESETHGGEDVGVFASGPWAHLFTGVYEQNTIPHMLAFAACVGDGKTACD, encoded by the coding sequence ATGTGGACATTACGTTTGCTGACCGCGCTGCTCTTGGCTGCCTGCGTCTTGGGCGGCGCTGTGCCCGGCACGCCACCAGTGGATGAGGAGGAGCACATGCATCCCGATCTGCAGCGCAATACGCGCACACGGGCTCGCATCATTGAGGGCGAGGACACACAGGACTATTGGCTGTCGGCGAGCAAGGCGCATATTCTGGAGAAGCTGAGCTATGTGCGCAATGAGAAGCGTGCCAAGAACATCATTCTCTTCTTGGGCGACGGCATGGGCTTGGCTACGCTGGCTGCTGCCCGAAGCTACATTGGCGGTGAAGAGCAGAAACTGTCCTTCGAGGAGTTCCCCTACACGGGTCTCTCCAAGACTTATTGTGTGGACAAAATTGTGCCCGACTCGGCTTCGACTTCAACTTCTTATTTGTGCGGTGTGAAAGCCAACTATGGCACCATTGGTGTCAATGCGCATGTGAAACGTGGCGATTGCCAGGCTATGGCTGACACCAACAACCATGTGTTCTCTGTTGGTAAATGGGCCATGGATGCGGGCAAAGCGGCTGGTCTAGTGACAACCACTCGAGTAACCCATGCTTCGCCAGCCGGAGTTTATGCTCACACCGCCGATCGTGAGTGGGAGAACAATGCTGTGCTGGAGGAAGCTTGTGGCGATCTAGCTGAGGAATTGGATGATATTGCAGTGCAGCTTATTCATGGCGAGGTTGGCGGCAAACTGAAGGTGATACTTGGCGGCGGAAAACGCAGCTTCTACGATCCAGAGTTCTATGAGAAGGGACGTCGCACCGATGGACGTAATTTGGTTGCCGAATTCGAAGCTCTGGCCGAGGGCAACACTTTCGTGAAGACCCAAAAGAAGCTGCTCAAAGTGAATGTGACTGAAACGGATCGTCTGCTTGGTTTGTTCAGCAAGAGTCATATGCACTACCATGTGGAGCAGTTGGCTGATCCCGAGAACAACGAACCCACATTGGAGGAGATGACAGAGAAGGCCATCGAAATGCTACAGAAGGAGGAGAACGGctactttttgtttgtggaGGGCGGCAAAATTGATATCAGTCATCACGACACCATGGCACGCATTGCTCTCGACGAGACCGCCGAGTTCTCCAAGGCCATTAAGCGTGCACGCGAACTAACTAACCTCGAAGACACACTCATCGTGGTCACCTCGGATCACTCGCATACGTTCAGTGTAGGCGGCTATCAGGCACGTGGCAGCGACATCTTTGGCGAGGCCGAATCCCTGGGCACCGATGGCAAACCCTACTTGACCCTCAGCTATGCGAACGGCAAGAGTTTCGATCAGTACTACGATACGGAAGCCCATGAGCGTATGGATCCCACTGCTCTGTTGTCCGAGGACACTGCTCAACTGTTTCCGGCCACAGCTCCTTTGGAGTCGGAGACTCATGGCGGCGAGGATGTCGGCGTGTTTGCCTCTGGACCTTGGGCTCATCTATTTACTGGAGTCTATGAGCAGAACACCATTCCTCATATGCTTGCCTTTGCTGCGTGTGTTGGCGATGGCAAAACTGCCTGTGATTAA